The following proteins are encoded in a genomic region of Clostridiales bacterium:
- a CDS encoding type II toxin-antitoxin system Phd/YefM family antitoxin, with the protein MDVSAMEKPNITKDQIVKSSVASKKFGKFRKLAKERPIYISDNGNIDTVLISYDYFEKMYQRLYELEEKEEEMILSHRIEELKNNPEAAVSWKDIRRDGK; encoded by the coding sequence ATGGATGTGAGTGCTATGGAAAAACCAAATATAACTAAAGATCAGATAGTTAAATCATCAGTAGCCTCAAAAAAGTTCGGCAAATTCAGAAAACTTGCAAAAGAAAGGCCAATATATATATCTGATAATGGGAATATTGATACAGTATTGATAAGTTATGATTATTTTGAAAAAATGTATCAGAGACTTTATGAGTTGGAAGAAAAAGAGGAAGAAATGATACTCTCTCACAGAATTGAAGAACTTAAAAATAATCCGGAAGCTGCTGTTTCATGGAAAGATATACGCAGAGATGGCAAATAA
- a CDS encoding sugar transferase: MDVNNALKLEAVEETVASKGSIYLFFKRLFDIVCSLFAIIILSPLFIVTAILIKLDSNGPVFFIQKRCGKGAKEFNMLKFRSMVCNAEELLDNLKEKNEQTGPAFKIKDDPRITRVGKFIRKTSIDELPQLFNILKGDMSIVGPRPPLPREVKQYGPYEKLRLAVKPGLTCYWQVMGRDSIGFDEWVKLDIKYIQDRNFWLDLKLIFKTFKVFFGDENAA; the protein is encoded by the coding sequence TTGGATGTAAACAATGCTCTTAAACTCGAGGCTGTAGAAGAAACTGTCGCCAGTAAAGGCAGTATATACTTGTTTTTCAAAAGGTTGTTTGATATAGTCTGTTCGCTTTTTGCAATTATAATTTTATCGCCTTTATTCATCGTAACAGCAATTCTGATAAAACTTGACTCCAATGGTCCGGTTTTTTTTATACAGAAAAGATGCGGAAAAGGCGCGAAAGAATTCAACATGCTGAAATTCCGATCCATGGTATGCAATGCCGAGGAACTGCTGGATAATTTAAAAGAAAAAAATGAACAGACAGGACCGGCATTTAAAATAAAAGACGATCCCAGGATTACGAGAGTTGGAAAATTCATAAGGAAGACAAGCATCGATGAGCTTCCCCAGCTTTTCAACATATTAAAGGGAGACATGAGTATAGTAGGGCCGAGGCCGCCTCTTCCAAGGGAAGTAAAACAGTATGGCCCTTATGAAAAGTTAAGGCTTGCCGTAAAGCCGGGCCTTACATGCTATTGGCAGGTGATGGGACGGGACAGCATAGGGTTCGATGAATGGGTAAAGCTGGATATAAAATACATACAGGATAGAAACTTCTGGTTGGATTTGAAACTTATCTTCAAGACATTCAAGGTATTTTTCGGAGACGAAAATGCAGCATAG
- a CDS encoding plasmid pRiA4b ORF-3 family protein, protein MNKSCEAASYYKFYIYDNKISDKKYSSDAYINHPAYNRESLRPIILLVCNEGTFDYPQEIEAKLDSNVKLSHYIPRFKKMKYIYDFGDEWQHYIVVEKIVEGYDKNYPVCIGGAGDTPPEDVGGEPGYEKFLEAIADDENPEHENMVNWGKAKGTEISILSL, encoded by the coding sequence ATGAATAAGTCATGCGAGGCTGCATCTTATTATAAATTTTATATTTATGATAACAAGATATCTGATAAAAAATACTCAAGCGACGCGTATATCAATCATCCTGCATACAATAGGGAAAGCCTGAGGCCGATTATCCTTTTGGTTTGCAATGAAGGGACTTTTGATTATCCTCAGGAAATAGAGGCTAAACTTGATAGTAATGTAAAGTTATCTCATTATATTCCTAGATTTAAAAAGATGAAATACATATACGACTTTGGGGACGAATGGCAGCATTACATAGTGGTTGAAAAGATTGTGGAAGGCTATGATAAAAACTATCCTGTTTGCATCGGCGGAGCCGGTGATACACCGCCAGAGGATGTTGGTGGAGAGCCTGGGTATGAGAAATTTCTTGAGGCTATAGCCGATGATGAGAACCCCGAGCATGAGAATATGGTCAATTGGGGAAAAGCCAAGGGCACCGAAATTTCGATATTGAGTTTGTGA
- a CDS encoding helix-turn-helix domain-containing protein: protein MIGKKLKELRESKGLTRKAVAEQINIDQTTYGKYELGKREPSFEIVKKLADFFQVSVDFLLGREKKYPTYESKNKEYKVTLSKKDMKKIKEESLRLKNLMMSSIGFAFDGQIGDKDTLEKVMTALEEGMTLAKKEAKKKYTPKKYRK from the coding sequence ATGATTGGAAAAAAATTAAAGGAATTAAGAGAATCAAAAGGTCTTACAAGAAAGGCCGTTGCAGAGCAAATAAATATTGATCAGACAACATATGGTAAATATGAATTAGGTAAGCGAGAACCATCCTTTGAAATTGTAAAAAAGCTTGCTGATTTCTTTCAAGTTAGTGTTGATTTTCTTCTGGGACGTGAAAAAAAGTATCCAACTTATGAATCCAAAAACAAAGAATATAAAGTTACTCTTTCAAAAAAAGACATGAAGAAAATCAAGGAGGAATCTCTGAGACTTAAAAATCTTATGATGTCATCAATTGGTTTCGCCTTTGATGGTCAAATTGGCGATAAGGACACTTTAGAAAAAGTTATGACAGCTCTTGAAGAAGGGATGACTTTAGCAAAAAAGGAAGCAAAGAAAAAGTATACTCCCAAAAAATATAGAAAATGA